From Apium graveolens cultivar Ventura chromosome 9, ASM990537v1, whole genome shotgun sequence, the proteins below share one genomic window:
- the LOC141685142 gene encoding uncharacterized protein LOC141685142, translating to MDKWHPPREGRVKINVDAHVITGLSWFSCGLIIRDHEGRFNRARTRKDAGGVSVVEAEARGVLEAIRWAISLGLYGVDIESDSKNSVHAINKIVENYLKVGVVFPECRRLLEDRRDISISFVKKQANKVAHILARVPCEINCFSDFITPPQSVLEPLVSERLMV from the coding sequence ATGGATAAATGGCACCCTCCAAGGGAAGGTAGAGTGAAAATTAATGTTGATGCTCACGTGATTACAGGGCTCTCATGGTTCTCATGTGGTCTAATCATTCGAGATCATGAAGGCAGATTTAATAGAGCTAGAACCCGGAAAGATGCAGGTGGAGTCTCAGTAGTCGAAGCAGAAGCAAGGGGAGTGTTGGAAGCAATCAGATGGGCTATCTCACTGGGTTTGTATGGGGTGGACATTGAGAGTGATTCCAAAAACTCAGTCCATGCTATTAACAAAATAGTAGAGAATTATTTGAAAGTTGGGGTGGTATTTCCGGAATGTCGTAGGTTATTGGAGGATCGTAGAGATATATCGATTTCTTTTGTTAAAAAGCAAGCGAATAAGGTAGCTCACATTCTTGCTAGAGTACCTTGTGAAATCAATTGCTTTAGTGATTTTATAACTCCTCCACAGTCTGTGTTGGAGCCTCTTGTAAGCGAAAGGTTGATGGTTTAA